The following proteins are co-located in the Toxotes jaculatrix isolate fToxJac2 chromosome 9, fToxJac2.pri, whole genome shotgun sequence genome:
- the LOC121187741 gene encoding complement C1q and tumor necrosis factor-related protein 9-like gives MADVPGRGDSVSPSGTVAFTAKLNISDSYPCHSGVLKFATVLLNEGGGYSPSTGIFTCTEDGFYHFTVNASVYGRGQCGLFKNGEKVVSLYHTSLPDKCSQVASVSCVVKLRKGDEVWVNLWGPGRNDIFATEDNDTVFSGFRLG, from the exons ATGGCTGATGTTCCTGGTCGCGGAGACAGCGTTTCTCCTTCAG GCACCGTAGCCTTCACAGCCAAGCTGAACATCAGTGACAGCTACCCCTGTCACTCTGGGGTCCTCAAGTTTGCCACTGTGCTGCTCAACGAGGGAGGAGGCTACAGTCCTAGCACGGGCATCTTCACCTGCACCGAGGATGGCTTCTATCACTTCACTGTGAATGCATCAGTCTATGGGCGTGGGCAGTGTGGTCTGTTCAAGAACGGAGAGAAAGTAGTGTCTCTGTATCACACATCCCTCCCTGATAAATGCAGCCAAGTGGCCAGTGTCAGCTGTGTGGTCAAACTGCGGAAGGGAGACGAGGTCTGGGTGAATCTCTGGGGGCCTGGCAGGAACGACATCTTTGCAACTGAGGATAATGACACTGTCTTTTCTGGGTTTCGTTTGGGTTAA